The following proteins are encoded in a genomic region of Tuberibacillus sp. Marseille-P3662:
- a CDS encoding hydantoinase/oxoprolinase family protein — protein MRVATDIGGTFTDLVYVDDNGKIEVAKGPTTPPNFEQGVIDILDRSNIDKEAMSSFIHGTTVIINALTERKGAKTGLITTKGFRDVLEIARGNRPDLFNIRYKKPEPFVERHLRKEVSERLNYKGEVLTPLDKTQVKDVVDYFKQQGVDAIAVSYLHSYVNRDHERETVALIKELWPEVSVSASHDVTKEWREYERTNTVALNSYVQPTATSYVNRLDNKLADFNAASQNFIMQSNGGTTTFEQAKNVPINMVESGPVAGIYGAAVLGELIGEEDMIAFDIGGTTAKCSLIEKGEVKVSTDYYIERNDRNAGYPIKAPVVDIVEIGNGGGSIAWLDEAGALKVGPESSGAVPGPVSYGQGGTEPTTTDANLITGRLSADNFDYDVDIDLVKEVIKEKIADYFDMTAEEAALGILRIANSNMLNALKLISIRKGHNPQDFTLVAFGGGGSMHAPALAKELGVKKVVIPVASPVFSAWGMLMSDLRHDYIKTFIKRLKKLDRSEILKQWDQIDDEAYDQFSNEGIKKENVIFNRFADMRYLGQEHTVKVPIPDGDWSEEHQQEIVEQFHQLHEQNYTFRLDDTETEIVNLHVTAFGKVQKPKLKKREISTTLEDAKIETRNIYIEDPKGWIQTDVYNRQMLPSNEIIQGPAIIEEKAAVTVLYQDQTLKVDDYGNLIIETGAR, from the coding sequence ATGAGGGTTGCAACTGATATTGGAGGAACATTCACAGACTTGGTTTATGTTGATGATAATGGAAAGATTGAAGTTGCCAAAGGTCCCACGACACCTCCAAACTTTGAACAGGGCGTAATTGATATATTGGATAGGAGTAACATCGATAAAGAAGCCATGTCTTCATTTATTCACGGCACTACCGTTATCATTAATGCTTTAACAGAGAGAAAAGGGGCTAAAACCGGATTAATTACGACAAAAGGATTCAGAGATGTTCTGGAAATTGCTAGGGGAAATCGTCCTGATTTATTTAATATTCGCTATAAGAAACCTGAACCGTTTGTGGAACGACATTTGCGAAAGGAAGTAAGCGAACGCCTTAATTATAAGGGGGAAGTTCTTACTCCCTTGGATAAAACACAGGTGAAAGATGTAGTTGACTATTTCAAACAGCAAGGTGTGGATGCAATAGCGGTGTCGTACTTGCACTCTTACGTAAATCGGGATCATGAAAGAGAGACAGTTGCACTAATTAAAGAATTGTGGCCAGAGGTTTCCGTATCTGCATCACATGATGTGACTAAAGAATGGCGTGAATATGAACGGACAAATACTGTCGCATTGAATTCTTATGTTCAGCCAACCGCAACTTCATATGTCAATAGGCTGGACAATAAATTGGCAGACTTCAATGCCGCGAGTCAAAATTTCATAATGCAATCTAATGGCGGCACAACAACATTTGAACAAGCAAAGAACGTTCCGATTAACATGGTGGAATCTGGACCTGTTGCAGGAATTTATGGTGCAGCCGTACTTGGGGAGTTAATAGGTGAAGAGGATATGATTGCATTTGATATTGGTGGAACAACAGCTAAATGCTCCCTGATTGAAAAAGGTGAGGTAAAAGTTTCTACGGATTATTATATTGAGCGAAATGACCGTAATGCAGGTTATCCAATTAAAGCACCAGTAGTTGATATTGTGGAAATCGGCAATGGTGGGGGGTCAATTGCTTGGCTGGATGAAGCTGGCGCTCTCAAAGTGGGTCCTGAGTCGTCTGGAGCTGTTCCCGGTCCCGTTTCGTATGGTCAAGGTGGAACAGAGCCGACAACGACTGATGCCAATTTGATAACCGGCCGTCTTTCAGCAGATAATTTCGACTATGATGTAGATATAGATTTAGTGAAAGAAGTTATTAAAGAAAAAATAGCTGATTATTTCGATATGACTGCTGAAGAGGCGGCACTTGGTATTCTTCGAATAGCTAATTCAAATATGTTGAACGCACTTAAACTGATTTCAATCAGAAAAGGACATAATCCCCAAGACTTCACCTTAGTTGCGTTCGGTGGCGGTGGATCAATGCATGCTCCTGCCCTTGCAAAAGAATTAGGGGTCAAGAAAGTCGTGATCCCTGTAGCATCACCGGTATTCTCTGCATGGGGCATGTTGATGAGTGATCTCCGCCATGATTATATAAAAACATTTATTAAGCGACTGAAAAAACTTGATCGAAGTGAAATTTTGAAACAGTGGGATCAGATTGATGATGAGGCATACGATCAGTTTAGTAATGAAGGTATCAAAAAAGAGAATGTCATATTCAATCGCTTTGCGGATATGCGTTACCTTGGTCAGGAACATACGGTGAAAGTGCCTATTCCGGATGGTGATTGGTCTGAAGAACATCAGCAAGAAATTGTTGAACAATTTCACCAGCTACATGAGCAAAACTATACATTCAGGCTTGATGATACAGAAACAGAAATTGTTAATTTACATGTTACAGCTTTTGGCAAAGTTCAGAAGCCTAAATTAAAGAAGAGAGAGATAAGTACAACTTTGGAAGATGCCAAAATAGAAACCCGAAATATTTATATTGAAGACCCAAAAGGATGGATTCAAACAGACGTTTATAACCGACAAATGCTGCCGTCAAATGAAATTATTCAAGGGCCAGCAATTATTGAAGAAAAAGCAGCGGTGACCGTACTTTATCAAGACCAAACACTTAAAGTAGATGATTATGGAAACTTAATCATTGAAACGGGGGCGAGATAA